Within Burkholderia diffusa, the genomic segment CCGGCATCCGGTGCCGTTGCGCGCCGCGCTGTCGCTGCGCGAGTTGCGCCAGCGCGTCGCGCGTGTCGATCGACCATTCAATGACGTCGTTGCCGTGCAAGTCCTTCCCCCAGTGCAAGAACGCAGGTGCAAAGCGCCGTCAGCACGATCGACAGCACGGCGGCCTGCGAGAAATCGGTCTGTCCGTCGGACAGCTTCAGGTACATAAGCAGCGGCAGGATGTTGACCTGCGTGCCAGCCAGCGCGAGCGCCGTGCCGTACGTGCCGAGCGCGATCGCGCCCACGAGGCACCATGCGGACGCGATCGACGGCCACAGCTCGCGCCACGCGACGTCGAACCACGCGCGCCACGGCCGCGCGCCGAGCGTCAGCGCCGCCTCGAGCGGCCGCCGGTCGAGATTCGCGAGCGCCGGGTAGAGAATCAGCGCGACACGCGGGATCAGGTAGTACGCATAGGCGAATGCGAGCCCCGGCATCGAGTAGATCGCGCCGCCGACGACGGTCGGGTCCGCGCCGAGCGATGCAAGCAGCATCGTCACAAAACCGGCGCGGCCGAACACGAGGATGAAGCCGTACGCGATCACGAGGCCGGAAAAGGCGAGCGGCACGCCGAGCAGCGCGAGCGACCAGCGGCGGCGCGTTGGCGACTGCCCGGCCAGCACGAACGCGACCGGCACGCCGACGGCGACGGACAGCGTGCCGGCGCCGATCGCGAGCGCCAGCGAACGCACGATCGCGTCGGCGACGAGCGGATCGCCGAACACCGCGGCGAACGCACGACCGCCGCCGTCGAACGCGGCGCCGACGAGCGCGCCGAGCGGCAGCACGAAGCACACCGCGAACAGCCCGGCCGCCGGCATCGCGCCGTAGCGGCGCAGGACGCCGCGCTGCATGGATGAGCCCCGCATCGCGCGCCCCTTACTTGCCGAGCGTGGCCTGCGACCAGAGCTGGTCGACTTCGGCCTTGTGCGTCGCGGCCTTCGCGACGTCGAGCGGACGCACCTGCGGCGCGTTCGGCAGCTTCGCGGCGACGTCCTGCGCCACCGGCGTGCCGGGCACGGCCGGGCGCACGTAGCCCTGCGCGAACAGCGCCTGCCCGACGTCGCTCATCACGAGGTTGAGCCACAATTGCGCGGCGGCCGAATTCGGGCCGTTCTTCACGAGACTCATCGCATACGGCGCCGATACGCTGCCGTCCTGCGGGATCACGACTTCAGCCGCATCGCCCA encodes:
- a CDS encoding ABC transporter permease → MQRGVLRRYGAMPAAGLFAVCFVLPLGALVGAAFDGGGRAFAAVFGDPLVADAIVRSLALAIGAGTLSVAVGVPVAFVLAGQSPTRRRWSLALLGVPLAFSGLVIAYGFILVFGRAGFVTMLLASLGADPTVVGGAIYSMPGLAFAYAYYLIPRVALILYPALANLDRRPLEAALTLGARPWRAWFDVAWRELWPSIASAWCLVGAIALGTYGTALALAGTQVNILPLLMYLKLSDGQTDFSQAAVLSIVLTALCTCVLALGEGLARQRRH